In Citrus sinensis cultivar Valencia sweet orange chromosome 2, DVS_A1.0, whole genome shotgun sequence, a single genomic region encodes these proteins:
- the LOC102610542 gene encoding protein ULTRAPETALA 1, giving the protein MANGVEKESVLMMFSDEELREISGVKRGGDYIEVTCGCTSHRYGDAVGRLRVFSNGDLEITCECTPGCNEDKMTPGAFEKHSGRETARKWKNNVWVIANGEKVPLSKTVLLKYYNQASKHGNGSHRSHNGRVCHRDEFVRCARCNKERRFRLRTKEECLIHHNALADKNWKCSDLPYDKITCDDEEERASRRVYRGCIRSPTCKGCTSCVCFGCDICRFSDCSCQTCIDFTRNAKT; this is encoded by the exons atggctAATGGGGTTGAAAAAGAGAGCGTATTGATGATGTTTAGCGACGAGGAGTTGAGAGAGATTAGTGGTGTGAAGAGAGGAGGAGATTATATTGAAGTTACATGTGGGTGTACGAGTCACAGATATGGTGACGCTGTTGGCAGGCTTAGGGTTTTCTCTAATGGTGACCTAGAAATCACCTGTGAATGCACTCCTGGTTGCAATGAAg ACAAGATGACTCCTGGTGCATTTGAGAAGCATTCTGGAAGAGAGACAGCAAGAAAGTGGAAGAACAATGTCTGGGTCATAGCTAATGGAGAGAAGGTTCCATTGTCAAAGACGGTGTTGCTCAAGTACTATAACCAAGCATCAAAACATGGAAATGGTTCTCACAGATCCCACAATGGCCGGGTTTGTCACCGTGACGAGTTTGTTCGTTGTGCTAGGTGTAACAAGGAGCGTAGGTTCCGACTACGTACCAAAGAGGAATGTCTTATTCACCATAATGCTCTAGCTGATAAGAATTGGAAGTGTTCTGATCTGCCCTATGACAA AATAACCtgtgatgatgaagaggagAGAGCTAGTCGAAGGGTTTATAGGGGATGCATTCGTTCTCCAACATGCAAGGGCTGCACTTCATGTGTTTGCTTTGGCTGTGATATCTGTCGTTTTTCCGACTGCAGCTGCCAGACATGCATTGACTTCACAAGGAATGCCAAAACTTGA
- the LOC102610849 gene encoding H/ACA ribonucleoprotein complex non-core subunit NAF1-like: protein MERFMTEPSIEDQDHINQDSKVKNFKDPLYNFDSKNSDLSLADSFLDFDTIKELFEDYSPNLDRIGLEKIEFGVLEKSLKMNQEEKFHFGNLVSDGSDCVVKVEEALVGGKEKNLSCCIEENMGKVSLVDAKSGIASDGDGSKKVDLVGNMGSFPADKDGAKSGIISDEKESESESESENEGSASSSSSSSSSSDNDEEEDEDEELKKEEAKKEVKRGLGELGELEEGEIEDVDREEMTGGIDDDEDDEEDEVEMISVVDVDIDGGDEIDGCAREGPIRSKNELQVLPLVPQVNVVLQPHHQMLPVGVVLSVRGVQVIVEGAEKHNPLNEGSILWITESRVPLGLIDEIFGPVKNPYYVVRYNSENEIPAEIRVGTSISFVQDFANHVLDDKNLYKKGYDASGENDEELSDEAEFSDDEKEAEYKRRQKMEKRGMDDQKPGNRKNNRKKVKNKDGMWRNGRPSAPQMDGVGQPLPNQNQHPVSHVPASLDQGNCSTSSIGQGFVGGTGLVPHLQQMVQNTSFSTSPSAVWTDRIPPQQPQGTFFPNVFPTNGLPWPSQNYQQPPYQPMMNCGLFLQQSSQMSLPNVGLPGGPSNFFAGPTYAPWQCLLGQNGLNQTIGQGLPQQPACPSVNASQGILPPNGLHVKQNNLQQTAVLPGSIEAPQQFNMGASSSRGRKPYHRGGGRFSGGRVRHQSR, encoded by the exons ATGGAAAGGTTTATGACTGAACCCAGCATCGAAGACCAAGATCACATTAATCAAGattcaaaagtgaaaaattttaaagaccCACTATACAATTTTGACTCAAAAAACAGCGACTTGAGTTTGGCCGATTCGTTTCTTGATTTCGACACGATAAAAGAGTTGTTTGAGGATTACTCGCCAAACCTAGATAGGATTGGGTTAGAAAAGATTGAATTTGGGGTTCTTGAGAAGAGTTTGAAGATGaatcaagaagaaaaattcCATTTTGGGAACCTGGTTTCAGATGGGTCTGATTGTGTGGTGAAGGTTGAAGAGGCATTAGTGGGTGGGAAAGAGAAGAATCTAAGTTGCTGTATTGAGGAAAACATGGGGAAAGTTAGTTTGGTTGATGCCAAGAGTGGAATAGCGAGTGATGGGGATGGGAGTAAGAAAGTTGATTTGGTTGGTAACATGGGTTCGTTTCCAGCCGACAAGGATGGTGCGAAGAGTGGAATAATAAGTGATGAGAAAGAGAGTGAAAGCGAATCAGAGTCGGAGAATGAAGGTtctgcttcttcttcatcGTCGTCTAGTAGTAGCAGTGATAATGATGAGGAAGAGGACGAAGATGAAGAGCTAAAAAAAGAGGAAGCGAAGAAGGAGGTAAAAAGAGGATTGGGCGAGCTGGGTGAGCTTGAAGAAGGTGAGATAGAGGATGTTGACAGAGAGGAGATGACTGGAgggattgatgatgatgaggatgatgaaGAGGATGAGGTGGAAATGATTTCTGTTGTTGATGTTGATATTGATGGTGGGGATGAAATTGATGGTTGTGCTAGGGAAGGACCTATTAGGTCAAAGAACGAGCTGCAG GTTCTACCCCTGGTCCCTCAAGTGAATGTTGTCTTGCAACCGCATCATCAGATGCTGCCCGTAGGAGTTGTTTTGTCG GTTCGTGGTGTCCAAGTTATTGTAGAAGGGGCTGAGAAGCACAACCCTCTCAATGAGGGTTCAATCCTCTGGATAACTGAAAGCAGAGTGCCATTGGGACTGATTGATGAAATCTTTGGACCTGTAAAAAACCCATACTATGTGGTAAGATACAATTCAGAAAATGAAATCCCTGCCGAAATCCGTGTAGGGACTTCGATCTCTTTTGTTCAAGATTTTGCCAATCATGTGCTCGATGACAAGAATCTTTACAAGAAAGGGTACGATGCATCTGGTGAGAATGATGAAGAGTTATCAGATGAAGCAGAGTTTTCGGATGATGAGAAAGAAGCTGAGTACAAGAGAAGGCAAAAGATGGAAAAGAGGGGCATGGATGACCAGAAACCTGGTAAcaggaaaaataatagaaagaaGGTCAAAAATAAGGATGGAATGTGGAGAAATGGAAGACCTTCAGCTCCACAAATGGATGGAGTAGGACAGCCGCTGCCAAATCAAAACCAGCATCCTGTCTCTCATGTTCCAGCATCTCTGGATCAAGGTAATTGTTCCACATCTTCTATAGGACAGGGTTTTGTAGGTGGAACTGGCTTAGTTCCACACCTTCAACAAATGGTGCAGAATACTAGTTTTTCAACATCTCCGAGTGCCGTCTGGACAGATAGGATTCCACCTCAGCAACCACAGGGTACCTTCTTTCCTAATGTATTTCCAACTAATGGTTTGCCTTGGCCTTCCCAGAACTATCAGCAGCCTCCTTATCAGCCCATGATGAACTGTGGGCTATTTCTACAGCAGTCTAGTCAGATGTCACTTCCTAATGTTGGTCTACCAGGTGGACCGTCTAATTTCTTTGCAGGACCAACATATGCACCTTGGCAGTGTCTTCTGGGGCAAAATGGCTTAAACCAAACAATTGGGCAGGGTTTACCGCAGCAGCCTGCTTGCCCATCTGTAAATGCATCACAAGGAATTCTGCCACCTAATGGGTTACATgtaaagcaaaataatttgcaaCAAACTGCTGTTCTTCCAGGCAGCATTGAAGCACCCCAACAGTTTAACATGGGTGCATCTTCCAGTCGTGGAAGGAAGCCATATCATAGAGGAGGTGGGCGTTTTTCTGGGGGAAGAGTTCGCCATCAGTCCCGATGA
- the LOC102611350 gene encoding uncharacterized protein LOC102611350 — protein MVCFCFLVDQTRKVHKCKPAAGICSRCGGGASVADMKTATRFCHVPFYWKSWRAIICTFCGAVLKSYQ, from the coding sequence ATGGTATGCTTCTGTTTTCTCGTTGATCAGACACGCAAAGTGCATAAATGCAAGCCAGCGGCTGGGATTTGCTCACGGTGCGGCGGAGGAGCAAGTGTAGCCGACATGAAAACGGCAACAAGATTCTGCCATGTTCCATTTTACTGGAAATCTTGGAGAGCCATTATTTGTACTTTCTGTGGAGCTGTTCTGAAATCTTATCAATAA